TCTTGAAGGTTCCCATCTCCGTCGGTCCTGTGGGACACTCCCACCCGCGGATTTAAGCCACCGGACCCGGACGTACTGACCATGGAGATACCAGACCTCGTCCGGGAAGAACTCGGGGACGAGGAGGTCCAGGCCGGCGTCAGCCTCGGCGACGAGGATATCGTCTGTTTCACGCCGTCCCGGACGCTCGTCTACCGAGGCGAGGGGTTGCTGAGTGACGAAGGGGTCGAGGCGTTCCCCCACGAGTTCGAGCGTCTCTCCGTCTCGGAAGGACGGCGGAAGGCGACGTTCTCGCTCGCCTACGTCGACACCAAACGTGAGTTCTCGGTCCCGGTCAAACGCAGCGAGGGGGTCCTCGAACGGTTGCTGGAGAGTTCACTCAGTGCAGCGGGCGTCCTCGACGAGGAAGAGACGGTCGCTGGCGTCTATCGGTTCAGCGAACTCACGCTCGTGGTCACGTCCGCACAACTGCTCAAACACGTCGGCAGCGTCACCTGGGACGGCGACTTCGAGCAGTTCGCCTTCGAAGCGGTGACGGGTCTGGAGTTCGAGGAGGGGAGCGTCGCCACGGCGATCGTCCTCTCGGTCGACGGCCGCCCCGAGCGGATCAAAGCCCCGTCGAACAAGGCGCCGTCGTTGCGCCGGACGCTCCAGCAAGCGCTGTTTGCGTACCACGACGTATCGTCGCTCGATGCGCTCAACGAGAAGGTGGGCGAGGACGAGGACTCAGAGTCGGACGTGTCGGGACTGGGACTCGACGCTGGGATCGATCCGCTGGTCGGCGACGACGAAGCCGCGGCCGAGGGGACGGAGGCGAGTGGACCCGACGAGAGCGGTTGGGAGCCGACCGACTCGGCCGACGCGGGCGCCTCCGGGTCCGGGACCGACGGCGATTTCGCCGCGCTGGAAGCACAGGTCGAGGAACTGGCCGAGCTGGTCGAGCAACAGAACGAACAGCTCCAGCGCCAGGAGAAGGTCATCAAACAACTCATCGCGGAACTCCGGCAGGGCCGCTAGTCCGCGGTTCAGTTCTCACGCCCGAGGACTTTCCTGATACACGTCGAGCCGAACGGGCCGAGTTCGCCGCCGTCGAGCTGGACGAAGTGCCCGGTACTGATAGACGCACCACAGCGCGCACACGAGAACGACCCCTCGCGGACGATCACGTCGGCCTCGAAGTTCACGTACGTGCCCTGTGAACGCGGGCGGACGAGCCCGTCCTCGCGATCGACGACGCCACGCATGACCGCGGTATCGAGGATCTCCCGCTGGAGCTGTGGGTTCGTCGTCACCGTCTCGATGCGGTCGATCGCGTCCGCGACCGATAGCTCGGCGTGTTCGAGGTGAGCGAGCAGTTCGACCCCGAGTTCGACGGGGTCCTGGTCGTCGGCTGGCACACCCGCCTGTGGGACCCCCGGCGGATTAACCCTTACCACAAGAGGTTTGCCGATCCCAGTCGGTACGAGTAGTAGATGGATCGTCTCGCGAAACGACAGTTGGTCGGGAGCGCCGGACTGGTGGTGGTAGTCGCGCTGGCGACCCTGTTGCTCTCGCCGGCGCGGGTGGTCTCGGAGGTGATGCATCTCGCGGACCACCCCGTCTATCTCGCGGGCGTCATCGTCGGTCTCTATCTGATCCGGCCACTGTTCGCGTGGCCGACGATGCCGTTGTCGGCGTTTGTCGGGTTCGTCCTCGGAATCGAGTACGGCATCCCGGTCGCACTGATGGGCGCGTTGGTCACCTGTCTCATCCCGTACCGGTTCGCCCTGGAAGCCGGCGAGCGAGGCGGGATGTTCGGCTGGCTCGGGGACTCCGGCCGGCGACTCATCGAGGTGACTGGCGAGACACGGGGGGTCCTGGCCGCGCGGCTCTCGCCGGTGCCTGCCGACCCAGTCTCCTACGGAGCGGGTTTCGCCGGCGTCTCGACGCGGGCGTTCGTCGTCGGGACGTTCGTCGGCGAGATCCCCTGGGTCGTCGTCGAGGTGATCGCCGGCGCGTCGATGCGATCGCTCGCGCTCGACGGCCTCTCGGTCGACGCGCTCCCACACGTCCTCGTTCTCGGTGGTGTGCTGGCGGTACTCCTGATTGCCGGGCCGGCGTACCGACACGTCAACGGTCGTCCGGAGTCGTCCTGAACTCGAACCGTGCGCCACCAGCCTGACTCTCGGTGAGTTCGATCGTCCAGCCGTGGGCCTGTGCGATGTCTTCGACGATCGCGAGCCCGAAGCCGGTGCCGTCGGGGCTGGTCGTGTGCCCTCGCTCGAACACCCGCTCCCGTTCGGACTCGGGGACGCCGGAGCCGTCGTCGGCGACGTAGAACCCGTCGGCTCCTCGAGGCCCGACGGTAACCGTCACGTGGTCGGCGCTGTGTTCGACGGGGTCACCGGACTTCGTCCGGTTGTTCGTGGGGTCGTGGTCCACCGCGTCACCGGACGCCGTCCGGTTGCCCGTGGAGCCATGCTCCACGGCGTTGCGAAACAGGTTCTCCATGAGTTCCCGTAGCCGAGCGGCATCGGCCTCGATCGCGGGTGAGTCGACTACCGACGGGGACGCAACCGGAGCGTCGACGTTCTCCCAGGCCTGTTCGGCGATGAGACCGACATCGACGGGGTTGGTCTCGCCAACCATCTCTCCCTCTCGGGCCAGCGTGAGCAGTTCGTCGATGAGCTGTTCCATCCGGTCCGCGGAGTCGATGGCGTCGTTCAGATGGGAGATGTCACCCGTCTCGACCGCCAGTGAGAGCCGTCCCTGCACGACGTTGAGCGGGTTTCGGAGGTCGTGACTGACGACGCTCGCGAACTCGAGAGCTGTCGTTCCCGCTGGACACGGTCAGCGACGTTTCGGATGACGCCCGCGGTTCCGATGAAACTCCCGTCTTCGGAAGGCAGCAGCACGATGTTGTTCTCACAGGGGACGTGTTCGCCCCAGCGAGTCACGATGTCCATCTCCAAGGTGACGTGGTCTCGTTCCGGCTCCGCCAGCAGCTCCCGGATTCGTTCCTGGCCACGCTGGACGTCGTCCTCGGTCATGATCGTACTGATATGATTGCCAACCAGCTCGGCGGGTTCGTATCCGGTCAACGGTTCGATGGCATCGTTGACGAACGTGAATACCCCCTCGTCGTCGAGCGTGTAGACGGGGTCGCCGACAGCCTGGACGATCGTCTCGTATCGCTTTAACTCCTGCTCGCGTTTCTTTCGGTCGGTGATGTCCCGGATCACGCCGACCGTCCCAACGAACGAGCCGTCCTCGACCAGTGGTGCGATCTTGTCCTCGTTGATCGTCCGCCGGCCCGAGGCGTCGATCGTCTCCATCTCGAAGGTCTCCCAGATCCGGTCGTCGTCGTCACACAGCGTTTGGATGATCTCGGCTCCACGCTGGACATCCGCGTCGGGCATGAACTCGCTCGGGTGTTCGCCGACGATCGCCGAACGGTCGTATCCCAGGTGGTCCGCCAGCGCCTCGTTTATCATCTGGACCGTCCCGTTTTCGTCGAGGACGTACATCGCGTCGCCGACGTTCTCGACGAGCGTCTTGTACTGTTTGAGCTTGTGCTGGCGTTCCTTTCGCTCGGTGATGTCCCGGACGACACCGACAGTCCCGATGAACGCTTCGTCGTCAGTCAGGACCGCGATGTTGTTCTCCATCACTCGCGTCTCCCCGTCGGCGGTCGTGACCTGCATCTCGTAGGTCCGCCACTCCGTTCCCCCCGCTCTGAGTAGTTCTCTCGTCAACTCGAGCCCCTTCTGGTAGTCGTCGTCCTCGATGTACGCCCGTGCCGGCATGCCGATGACATCGTCACGATCCGCGTTCAGATGCTCGGCCACCGCTCGGTTGGCCATCTGGATTCGCCCGTCCTCGTCGAGGATGAACATCGGATCGCCGACGTTCTCGACGAGCGTCTCGTACTGTTCGAGCTTCCGTTCGCGCTCGCGACGTTCGGTGATATCCCGGCCGATGCCGGCGATTCCGATGACATCGCCGTCCCTGTCTTTGATGACTGAGCCCCGGAACTCGTACGGGATCTCACGGCCGTCCGTGGTCAACAAGGGGGCCTGAAACGCCCCGTCGCCGATGTCGGTGTGTGGATCGAGTGCCGCGTCCAGTTTCTCGTGGTAGGCTTCGGGAAGTAACTCCGCGCCGTCCATCCCCGCCAGTTCCTCGTCGCTGTAGCCAGTCACCGTGGCGAGCGTGTCGTTCCAGCGGAGGAGACACCCGTCGGTACTGATGAGATAGAAGGCGTCGTCGATGGCGTCGATGAGATCCTCGGTGAACTCCTGTTCGCGCTCTAGTTCCTGTTCCCGTTCCTTTCGAGCGGTGATGTCGGTGATGAACCCTTCGAGGATCTCGACGCCGTCGTCCGTCTCTCTGACGACCCGTCCGCGCTCCCACAGCCACCGTGTCCGCCCCTCGGCCGTCGTGACGCGGTAGCTCACCTCGAACGGTTCTCCGGCGTCGATACAGGTCTGAACACGGTTCCAGAGGCGGTCGAGCTCGGTGTCGTCGATGAGGGAACTCCACGGCACCTCCCGCTCTCGATCACTTCGGCCTCGTAGCCGACGAGATCACTCACACCGTCACTGACGAACTCCATCGGCCAGTCGGGCTCGTTACGGGCCCGGTAGACCATCCCCGGGAGGTTCGAGATAAGCGTCGAGAGCATCCGCTCTGACTCTTCGAGTGCGGTCTTCGCTCGCCGCTCGCTGACCGCTCGCTCGATGCGGTTCGCGCACCGTATACTGGTCGGTTCCGACGTCTTTCTGGAGGTACTCGGTGACACCGGCCGAGATCGCGTCGCTCGCGATCTCTTCGTTCCCCTTGCCGGTAAAGAGGATGAAGGGGAGGTCCGGGTAGTCCGCTCGCACACACCGCAGAAACTCCAGTCCGTCCATGTTCGGCATATCGTGGTCGCTGACGACACAATCGAACGCCGCTTCGCCGAGTCGGTCGAGGCCCTCGCGTGCCGACCTGACGTGGGTGACGGTGATCTCCTCGTGGATCCGTTCGAGATGCATCGCGACGACTTCGCCGAGGTTCTGTTCGTCGTCGACGTGCAGCACGCGGATCTCGCCGGGTCCGCTACTCATTACCACAGATCAGTGGAGCCATCGTTATAAATCCGCCCAGCAGGAGACGCGCCCATCAATCGTAGTAGAACGTATCGGCACAGTCATAGACGACACCGTGATCCGGACAGACGTACTTGCAGTGGCGATGGTACAACTGCCGGCTACATCGCGGACAGGGCCGTCCGCCGGCCTCCTCGTTCATATCCACTCTCAGGCGCGGAACCACTATTGCTCTTTGGGAACGAAAT
Above is a window of Haloarcula halophila DNA encoding:
- a CDS encoding HVO_2523 family zinc finger protein, with product MNEEAGGRPCPRCSRQLYHRHCKYVCPDHGVVYDCADTFYYD
- a CDS encoding DUF5830 family protein; this translates as MPADDQDPVELGVELLAHLEHAELSVADAIDRIETVTTNPQLQREILDTAVMRGVVDREDGLVRPRSQGTYVNFEADVIVREGSFSCARCGASISTGHFVQLDGGELGPFGSTCIRKVLGREN
- a CDS encoding sensor histidine kinase, yielding MQGRLSLAVETGDISHLNDAIDSADRMEQLIDELLTLAREGEMVGETNPVDVGLIAEQAWENVDAPVASPSVVDSPAIEADAARLRELMENLFRNAVEHGSTGNRTASGDAVDHDPTNNRTKSGDPVEHSADHVTVTVGPRGADGFYVADDGSGVPESERERVFERGHTTSPDGTGFGLAIVEDIAQAHGWTIELTESQAGGARFEFRTTPDDR
- a CDS encoding PAS domain-containing protein, with the translated sequence MPWSSLIDDTELDRLWNRVQTCIDAGEPFEVSYRVTTAEGRTRWLWERGRVVRETDDGVEILEGFITDITARKEREQELEREQEFTEDLIDAIDDAFYLISTDGCLLRWNDTLATVTGYSDEELAGMDGAELLPEAYHEKLDAALDPHTDIGDGAFQAPLLTTDGREIPYEFRGSVIKDRDGDVIGIAGIGRDITERRERERKLEQYETLVENVGDPMFILDEDGRIQMANRAVAEHLNADRDDVIGMPARAYIEDDDYQKGLELTRELLRAGGTEWRTYEMQVTTADGETRVMENNIAVLTDDEAFIGTVGVVRDITERKERQHKLKQYKTLVENVGDAMYVLDENGTVQMINEALADHLGYDRSAIVGEHPSEFMPDADVQRGAEIIQTLCDDDDRIWETFEMETIDASGRRTINEDKIAPLVEDGSFVGTVGVIRDITDRKKREQELKRYETIVQAVGDPVYTLDDEGVFTFVNDAIEPLTGYEPAELVGNHISTIMTEDDVQRGQERIRELLAEPERDHVTLEMDIVTRWGEHVPCENNIVLLPSEDGSFIGTAGVIRNVADRVQRERQLSSSRASSVTTSETRSTSCRDGSHWRSRRVTSPI
- a CDS encoding DUF7115 domain-containing protein, with amino-acid sequence MEIPDLVREELGDEEVQAGVSLGDEDIVCFTPSRTLVYRGEGLLSDEGVEAFPHEFERLSVSEGRRKATFSLAYVDTKREFSVPVKRSEGVLERLLESSLSAAGVLDEEETVAGVYRFSELTLVVTSAQLLKHVGSVTWDGDFEQFAFEAVTGLEFEEGSVATAIVLSVDGRPERIKAPSNKAPSLRRTLQQALFAYHDVSSLDALNEKVGEDEDSESDVSGLGLDAGIDPLVGDDEAAAEGTEASGPDESGWEPTDSADAGASGSGTDGDFAALEAQVEELAELVEQQNEQLQRQEKVIKQLIAELRQGR
- a CDS encoding TVP38/TMEM64 family protein, encoding MDRLAKRQLVGSAGLVVVVALATLLLSPARVVSEVMHLADHPVYLAGVIVGLYLIRPLFAWPTMPLSAFVGFVLGIEYGIPVALMGALVTCLIPYRFALEAGERGGMFGWLGDSGRRLIEVTGETRGVLAARLSPVPADPVSYGAGFAGVSTRAFVVGTFVGEIPWVVVEVIAGASMRSLALDGLSVDALPHVLVLGGVLAVLLIAGPAYRHVNGRPESS
- a CDS encoding response regulator → MSSGPGEIRVLHVDDEQNLGEVVAMHLERIHEEITVTHVRSAREGLDRLGEAAFDCVVSDHDMPNMDGLEFLRCVRADYPDLPFILFTGKGNEEIASDAISAGVTEYLQKDVGTDQYTVREPHRASGQRAASEDRTRRVRADALDAYLEPPGDGLPGP